One stretch of Nicotiana tabacum cultivar K326 chromosome 18, ASM71507v2, whole genome shotgun sequence DNA includes these proteins:
- the LOC107788072 gene encoding uncharacterized protein LOC107788072 isoform X2, with protein sequence MESSPTEEDFIPASAFFTQPPNLVSLSPFTPSVPPSPRRLSSCYSQPSQPIKAKRQLAWVSLQGRLVGAEESSSAKKIGGGLNHKEAVVWELFSPIHRILIVAVVAVAAANSKKNKEILRLKKSVELRDQVLLGMQQKLDTLCEQVNYFKDQPETAADTNGCFLCEQHMNQSNNFYENMMKGEEVFKYETPPAADQAEQEERRMSDLSDWAGSVTSSVDTQPNTLAVEQDFRNLRKECEEKDAAIKELSTFLQSSEAFGAKRIGELEDIIRRKNTIITKLKKDILILEQKVVNLTRLRRPSFSSTSSKVVQLPPLTDNIVYDMDSTTSPSSSDSDSSPRRMAQALTAKSQDIPVKQCESALRQNQKEQQAESRLPLLVKPTDRRSKSRSVSPLKEKSLNQTQDSVSKLKPKQVSSVSAESRRRRPPVAKSKNAVTEKRWL encoded by the exons ATGGAATCATCACCCACAGAAGAAGATTTTATACCAGCATCGGCTTTTTTTACTCAACCGCCGAATTTAGTGTCGTTATCACCATTCACGCCGTCAGTTCCGCCGTCACCTCGGCGGCTTTCGAGCTGTTATTCTCAACCAAGCCAACCCATAAAAGCGAAAAGACAACTCGCTTGGGTGTCTCTACAAGGAAGGCTTGTCGGCGCTGAGGAATCCAGCTCAGCTAAAAAAATCGGCGGCGGGTTGAACCATAAAGAAGCTGTCGTATGGGAACTGTTTAGTCCCATTCATAGGATTcttattgttgctgttgttgctgttgctgcagCGAATTCGAAGAAGAATAAGGAGATTTTGAGGCTGAAGAAATCTGTTGAACTTAGG GATCAAGTGCTCTTAGGCATGCAACAAAAGCTAGACACTTTATGTGAACAAGTTAACTATTTCAAGGATCAGCCAGAAACTGCAGCTGACACAAATGGCTGTTTTCTTTGTGAGCAACACATGAATCAGTCAAACAATTTTTATGAG AATATGATGAAGGGTGAGGAGGTGTTTAAGTATGAAACGCCTCCAGCCGCAGATCAGGCTGAACAAGAAGAACGTCGTATGTCTGATTTGTCTGATTGGGCTGGTAGCGTCACTTCTTCTGTAGACACTCAG CCGAATACTTTAGCAGTTGAGCAAGATTTTCGTAATCTCCGAAAGGAATGTGAAGAGAAAGATGCCGCCATCAAGGAGTTATCCACTTTTCTTCAGTCATCAGAAGCTTTTGGTGCAAAG AGGATTGGTGAGCTGGAAGATATCATCCGCAGAAAGAATACGATTATAACTAAGCTCAAGAAAGATATTTTGATCTTAGAGCAGAAG GTCGTGAATCTAACAAGACTTAGAAGACCATCTTTCTCTTCAACAAGCTCAAAGGTGGTGCAGCTTCCTCCATTGACAGATAACATTGTTTATGACATGGACAGTACTACTAGCCCTTCGTCTTCAGATTCGGATAGCTCCCCAAGGAGAATGGCTCAAGCTCTTACTGCTAAAAGTCAAGACATCCCTGTTAAGCAGTGTGAGAGTGCTTTAAGGCAAAACCAGAAGGAGCAGCAGGCAGAAAGCCGCCTACCTTTGTTGGTGAAACCAACAGATAGACGTTCAAAGTCACGATCAGTAAGCCCATTGAAGGAGAAATCATTGAATCAGACACAGGATTCAGTCTCCAAGCTGAAACCAAAGCAGGTATCATCTGTTAGCGCAGAATCTAGAAGGAGGCGACCCCCTGTTGCTAAGTCGAAGAATGCTGTTACAGAAAAACGATGGCTTTA G
- the LOC107788072 gene encoding uncharacterized protein LOC107788072 isoform X1, giving the protein MESSPTEEDFIPASAFFTQPPNLVSLSPFTPSVPPSPRRLSSCYSQPSQPIKAKRQLAWVSLQGRLVGAEESSSAKKIGGGLNHKEAVVWELFSPIHRILIVAVVAVAAANSKKNKEILRLKKSVELRDQVLLGMQQKLDTLCEQVNYFKDQPETAADTNGCFLCEQHMNQSNNFYEKNMMKGEEVFKYETPPAADQAEQEERRMSDLSDWAGSVTSSVDTQPNTLAVEQDFRNLRKECEEKDAAIKELSTFLQSSEAFGAKRIGELEDIIRRKNTIITKLKKDILILEQKVVNLTRLRRPSFSSTSSKVVQLPPLTDNIVYDMDSTTSPSSSDSDSSPRRMAQALTAKSQDIPVKQCESALRQNQKEQQAESRLPLLVKPTDRRSKSRSVSPLKEKSLNQTQDSVSKLKPKQVSSVSAESRRRRPPVAKSKNAVTEKRWL; this is encoded by the exons ATGGAATCATCACCCACAGAAGAAGATTTTATACCAGCATCGGCTTTTTTTACTCAACCGCCGAATTTAGTGTCGTTATCACCATTCACGCCGTCAGTTCCGCCGTCACCTCGGCGGCTTTCGAGCTGTTATTCTCAACCAAGCCAACCCATAAAAGCGAAAAGACAACTCGCTTGGGTGTCTCTACAAGGAAGGCTTGTCGGCGCTGAGGAATCCAGCTCAGCTAAAAAAATCGGCGGCGGGTTGAACCATAAAGAAGCTGTCGTATGGGAACTGTTTAGTCCCATTCATAGGATTcttattgttgctgttgttgctgttgctgcagCGAATTCGAAGAAGAATAAGGAGATTTTGAGGCTGAAGAAATCTGTTGAACTTAGG GATCAAGTGCTCTTAGGCATGCAACAAAAGCTAGACACTTTATGTGAACAAGTTAACTATTTCAAGGATCAGCCAGAAACTGCAGCTGACACAAATGGCTGTTTTCTTTGTGAGCAACACATGAATCAGTCAAACAATTTTTATGAG AAGAATATGATGAAGGGTGAGGAGGTGTTTAAGTATGAAACGCCTCCAGCCGCAGATCAGGCTGAACAAGAAGAACGTCGTATGTCTGATTTGTCTGATTGGGCTGGTAGCGTCACTTCTTCTGTAGACACTCAG CCGAATACTTTAGCAGTTGAGCAAGATTTTCGTAATCTCCGAAAGGAATGTGAAGAGAAAGATGCCGCCATCAAGGAGTTATCCACTTTTCTTCAGTCATCAGAAGCTTTTGGTGCAAAG AGGATTGGTGAGCTGGAAGATATCATCCGCAGAAAGAATACGATTATAACTAAGCTCAAGAAAGATATTTTGATCTTAGAGCAGAAG GTCGTGAATCTAACAAGACTTAGAAGACCATCTTTCTCTTCAACAAGCTCAAAGGTGGTGCAGCTTCCTCCATTGACAGATAACATTGTTTATGACATGGACAGTACTACTAGCCCTTCGTCTTCAGATTCGGATAGCTCCCCAAGGAGAATGGCTCAAGCTCTTACTGCTAAAAGTCAAGACATCCCTGTTAAGCAGTGTGAGAGTGCTTTAAGGCAAAACCAGAAGGAGCAGCAGGCAGAAAGCCGCCTACCTTTGTTGGTGAAACCAACAGATAGACGTTCAAAGTCACGATCAGTAAGCCCATTGAAGGAGAAATCATTGAATCAGACACAGGATTCAGTCTCCAAGCTGAAACCAAAGCAGGTATCATCTGTTAGCGCAGAATCTAGAAGGAGGCGACCCCCTGTTGCTAAGTCGAAGAATGCTGTTACAGAAAAACGATGGCTTTA G